In the Elioraea tepida genome, one interval contains:
- a CDS encoding DMT family transporter: protein MAQAWSWLLLVLAGLLEIGWAVGLKLSQGLSLARPGTTALTVAAMAASVILLGLAARHLPIGTAYAVWVGIGAAGTAIAGMMLFDEPATLARIGAIATIVIGVAALKLLS from the coding sequence ATGGCGCAGGCGTGGTCATGGCTTCTGCTCGTGCTCGCGGGCCTGCTCGAGATCGGCTGGGCGGTGGGGCTCAAGCTCTCGCAGGGGCTGTCGCTCGCCCGGCCAGGCACGACCGCGCTCACGGTCGCGGCCATGGCCGCCTCCGTCATCCTGCTCGGCCTTGCCGCGCGGCATCTCCCGATCGGCACGGCCTATGCGGTCTGGGTCGGAATCGGTGCGGCGGGAACCGCGATCGCCGGGATGATGCTGTTCGACGAACCCGCGACACTCGCGCGGATCGGCGCGATCGCCACGATCGTGATCGGCGTCGCCGCGCTCAAGCTCCTCTCGTGA
- a CDS encoding bifunctional riboflavin kinase/FAD synthetase, whose amino-acid sequence MHVVSDLGEIPPPWRGAAVALGNFDGVHRGHAVVIAATAEAARRLGAPVAALTFEPHPRELFRPDDPPFRLTLAEAKRDALAALGVEVLVSVPFDHAFSRIPAEAFVRDILVQRLGARHVACGPNFHFGHRRGGTPALLEALGAELGFGVTVVEKAVGEGGLPLSSTAVREALAAGDVPRANAILGRPWEIRGVVQRGAALGRTLGFPTANIPLGRHLAPRFGVYAVRAGVEDEAGGVTWFDGAASVGLRPTVNPLPEPLLEVFLFDFAGDLYGRRLRVAFAAFLREEAKFASLEALAAQMRADCDAARSLLAPV is encoded by the coding sequence ATGCATGTCGTCTCCGACCTTGGCGAGATCCCGCCGCCCTGGCGCGGCGCCGCTGTCGCGCTCGGCAATTTCGACGGCGTGCATCGCGGCCATGCGGTGGTGATCGCCGCCACAGCCGAGGCCGCGCGTCGCCTCGGCGCCCCGGTCGCGGCGCTGACCTTCGAGCCGCACCCGCGCGAGCTGTTCCGCCCGGACGACCCACCCTTCCGCCTCACCCTGGCCGAGGCGAAGCGGGATGCGCTCGCCGCCCTCGGCGTCGAGGTGCTCGTCTCGGTGCCGTTCGACCACGCCTTCAGCCGAATCCCCGCGGAGGCGTTCGTGCGCGACATCCTCGTGCAGCGCCTCGGGGCTCGGCACGTGGCCTGCGGGCCGAACTTCCATTTCGGCCACCGCCGCGGCGGCACGCCGGCCCTGCTTGAGGCGCTCGGGGCGGAGCTCGGCTTCGGTGTCACGGTGGTCGAGAAGGCCGTCGGCGAAGGCGGGCTGCCGCTCTCCTCGACCGCCGTGCGCGAGGCGCTCGCTGCAGGCGACGTGCCGCGCGCCAACGCGATCCTCGGCCGCCCGTGGGAAATACGCGGCGTGGTGCAGCGCGGCGCAGCGCTCGGCCGGACCCTCGGCTTCCCCACCGCGAACATCCCCTTGGGCAGGCATCTCGCGCCGCGCTTCGGCGTCTACGCCGTGCGCGCAGGCGTGGAGGACGAGGCGGGCGGCGTCACCTGGTTCGACGGGGCGGCAAGCGTGGGGCTGAGGCCCACGGTGAACCCGCTTCCCGAGCCTCTGCTCGAGGTGTTCCTGTTCGACTTCGCGGGCGACCTCTACGGGCGTAGGCTTCGCGTCGCCTTCGCCGCCTTCCTGCGCGAGGAGGCGAAGTTCGCGAGCCTCGAGGCGCTCGCGGCCCAGATGCGCGCCGATTGCGACGCCGCGCGTTCCCTGCTCGCCCCGGTCTGA
- a CDS encoding MaoC family dehydratase, with product MNAVVGNGLMYFEDLAEGMSASFSRTVTESDIVLFAGVSGDMNPVHLDAEYAEKTMFKGRIAHGMLSAAFISTVLGTKLPGPGSVYLAQSLTFRAPVRIGDTVTATCTVLSLDAEKKRATLRTTCTVAGRTVVDGEALVMVPSRGAIGTAEAKPAAA from the coding sequence ATGAACGCTGTGGTCGGCAACGGCTTGATGTATTTCGAGGATCTCGCCGAAGGTATGAGCGCCTCGTTCTCCCGCACCGTGACGGAGAGCGACATCGTGCTGTTCGCCGGCGTGTCGGGCGACATGAACCCGGTGCATCTCGATGCCGAATACGCCGAGAAGACGATGTTCAAGGGCCGGATCGCCCACGGCATGCTGTCGGCCGCCTTCATCTCTACGGTGCTCGGCACCAAGCTGCCTGGGCCCGGATCGGTCTATCTCGCCCAGTCGCTCACCTTCCGCGCCCCGGTGCGGATCGGCGACACCGTCACCGCCACCTGCACCGTCCTCTCGCTCGATGCCGAGAAGAAGCGGGCGACGCTGCGGACGACCTGCACCGTCGCGGGAAGGACGGTGGTCGACGGCGAGGCGCTCGTGATGGTGCCTTCGCGCGGCGCGATCGGAACCGCCGAGGCGAAGCCGGCGGCCGCCTGA
- a CDS encoding M20 family metallopeptidase, giving the protein MTLALRTDPGASERILEGLRDWVETESPTDDAGAVNRLMDKAERALRAAGAAVTRIPGRDGFGDLLRARIGPAEGGGILIAGHLDTVWPIGTIATMPFRIEGERAFGPGIYDMKAGSFLALHAVTSLLGQKVATPLPVTLLLTPDEEVGSPTSRELIEDEARRSAYVLIPEPAGKGGAVVTARKGVGRFELEVRGRAAHSGGAFEEGRSAVVELAHQILAIHRMVDPARGITTNVAPIRGGTRPNVIADRAFCEIDLRVASLEDGERMERAILGLRAVTEGCTVTVQGGMNRPPFAETEAIRVLYERARAIAAELGFELPREHRGGGSDGNFTAALGIPTLDGLGCPGGGAHADHEHILWRDLAPRAALLLGLIETLS; this is encoded by the coding sequence ATGACCCTCGCCCTTCGCACCGACCCAGGGGCCTCGGAGCGGATCCTCGAGGGCTTGCGCGACTGGGTCGAGACCGAGAGCCCGACCGACGATGCCGGCGCGGTCAATCGCCTCATGGACAAGGCGGAGCGCGCCTTGCGCGCGGCAGGCGCCGCGGTGACGCGGATTCCCGGCCGCGACGGCTTTGGCGACCTGCTTCGCGCCCGGATCGGCCCCGCCGAAGGAGGGGGGATCCTGATCGCCGGCCATCTCGACACGGTCTGGCCGATCGGAACAATCGCGACGATGCCGTTCCGGATCGAGGGCGAGCGCGCCTTCGGCCCCGGCATCTACGACATGAAGGCCGGCTCCTTTCTCGCGCTCCATGCCGTGACCTCGCTTCTCGGGCAGAAGGTGGCGACCCCGCTGCCCGTGACGCTGCTTCTGACCCCCGACGAGGAGGTCGGCAGCCCGACCTCACGCGAGCTGATCGAGGACGAGGCGAGACGCTCGGCGTACGTTCTGATCCCCGAGCCGGCGGGGAAGGGCGGAGCGGTGGTGACGGCGCGCAAGGGGGTTGGCCGGTTCGAGCTTGAGGTGCGGGGCCGGGCGGCGCATTCCGGGGGGGCCTTCGAAGAGGGGCGGTCGGCAGTCGTGGAGCTCGCGCACCAGATTCTTGCGATCCACCGCATGGTCGACCCCGCGCGCGGGATCACGACCAATGTCGCGCCGATCCGCGGCGGCACGCGCCCGAACGTGATCGCCGATCGCGCCTTCTGCGAGATCGACCTGCGCGTGGCGAGCCTCGAGGACGGGGAGCGCATGGAGCGCGCGATCCTCGGCCTCCGCGCCGTGACGGAGGGCTGCACCGTGACGGTGCAGGGCGGCATGAACCGCCCTCCCTTCGCCGAGACTGAGGCCATCCGTGTCCTCTACGAGCGGGCCCGCGCGATCGCGGCCGAGCTCGGCTTCGAGCTGCCGCGCGAGCATCGCGGCGGCGGCTCCGACGGCAATTTCACCGCCGCGCTCGGCATCCCCACGCTCGACGGTCTCGGCTGCCCGGGCGGAGGCGCGCATGCCGACCACGAGCACATCCTCTGGCGCGACCTCGCCCCCCGCGCGGCGCTTCTGCTCGGCCTCATCGAGACGCTGAGCTAG
- a CDS encoding GntR family transcriptional regulator: MSGAERVERRTLAEAAAERLRSLIGDGTLAPGARLTEAELSARLGISRIPLREALRALAAEGLVAIEPHKGAVVTPVTPEEVDEVFPVLAALEGCAGELAAERMGEAERAELEALHRAMLAAHRAGNRAAFLAHNEAIHERIVGAAGNPTLASLHRALSLRLKRIRFVAQVEEQSWERSVAEHAAMMEALARRDGAALGAALREHLASKRAAVREAVARAGR; this comes from the coding sequence ATGAGCGGGGCGGAGCGCGTCGAGCGCCGCACCCTCGCCGAGGCGGCGGCCGAGCGGCTCCGGAGCCTGATCGGCGACGGCACGCTCGCTCCGGGCGCGCGGCTGACCGAAGCCGAGCTCTCCGCACGGCTCGGCATCTCCCGGATTCCGCTGCGCGAGGCGCTGCGCGCGCTTGCCGCCGAAGGCCTCGTCGCGATCGAGCCGCACAAGGGGGCGGTGGTGACGCCCGTGACCCCGGAGGAGGTGGACGAGGTGTTCCCCGTGCTCGCCGCTCTCGAGGGCTGCGCCGGAGAGCTCGCCGCCGAGCGCATGGGCGAGGCGGAGCGGGCAGAGCTCGAGGCGCTGCACCGGGCGATGCTCGCCGCCCACCGCGCCGGCAACCGCGCCGCGTTCCTCGCCCACAACGAGGCGATCCACGAGCGGATCGTCGGCGCTGCCGGCAACCCCACGCTTGCGTCCCTGCACCGCGCGCTGTCGCTCCGGCTCAAGCGGATACGCTTCGTGGCGCAGGTCGAGGAGCAGAGCTGGGAGCGCAGCGTCGCCGAGCATGCGGCGATGATGGAGGCGCTCGCCCGGCGCGACGGGGCGGCGCTCGGGGCGGCGTTGCGCGAGCATCTTGCCTCGAAGCGCGCGGCGGTTCGGGAGGCAGTGGCGCGGGCGGGCCGCTAG
- a CDS encoding pyridoxal-phosphate-dependent aminotransferase family protein, whose protein sequence is MAPDGTQRARHEAGSNAPGRIAGRHFLQIPGPTNVPDRILRAMDAPTMDHRSPAFARLGRACIEGMKTIFRTEGHVFIYPASGTGAWEAALVNTLSPEDEVLMVETGHFALLWKRLAERLGLKPRFIATDWRVGADAAAAEIEAILAEDRAHDIKAVCVVHNETSTGCTTDIPAIRRAIDAAHHPALFMVDTISSLASIDYRHDEWGVDVTVGGSQKGLMLPPGLSFNAVSEKAMAATAKARLPRSFWSWEEHSGPNATGYFPYTPATNLLYGLEAAIAMLHEEGLANVFARHDRHAEATRRAVRAWGLEVLCREPRNYSSSLTAVLMPDGHSADGLRARIRDAFDMSLGNGLSRLADRVFRIGHLGDFNDLMLVGTLGGIEMGLELAKVPHQKGGVAAAMSYLAATAPS, encoded by the coding sequence ATGGCACCGGACGGAACGCAGAGGGCTCGGCACGAGGCGGGAAGCAATGCGCCGGGGCGTATCGCAGGCCGGCATTTCCTGCAGATCCCGGGGCCGACCAACGTTCCCGACCGGATCCTCCGCGCCATGGACGCGCCCACCATGGACCATCGCAGCCCCGCCTTCGCCCGGCTCGGCCGCGCCTGCATCGAGGGGATGAAGACCATCTTCCGCACCGAGGGGCACGTGTTCATCTACCCGGCTTCCGGAACGGGCGCGTGGGAGGCGGCACTCGTCAACACGCTCTCGCCGGAGGACGAGGTGCTGATGGTCGAGACCGGGCATTTCGCCCTTCTGTGGAAGCGGCTCGCCGAGCGTCTCGGGCTCAAGCCCCGCTTCATCGCCACCGACTGGCGCGTTGGCGCCGATGCCGCAGCGGCCGAGATCGAAGCGATCCTCGCCGAGGACCGCGCGCATGACATCAAGGCCGTGTGCGTCGTCCACAACGAGACCTCAACGGGCTGCACCACCGACATTCCCGCGATCCGGCGCGCGATCGACGCCGCGCACCACCCGGCCCTCTTCATGGTCGACACGATCTCCTCGCTCGCCTCGATCGACTACCGGCACGACGAATGGGGCGTGGACGTCACGGTGGGCGGCTCGCAGAAGGGGCTGATGCTTCCGCCCGGCCTCTCCTTCAATGCCGTGTCGGAGAAGGCGATGGCGGCGACCGCGAAGGCACGTCTGCCGCGCAGCTTCTGGTCGTGGGAGGAACATTCCGGGCCGAACGCGACCGGCTACTTCCCCTACACGCCTGCGACCAACCTTCTCTACGGCCTCGAGGCGGCGATCGCGATGCTGCACGAGGAGGGCCTCGCCAACGTCTTCGCCCGGCATGACCGGCACGCCGAGGCAACGCGCCGTGCCGTGCGCGCCTGGGGCCTCGAGGTGCTCTGCCGCGAGCCGAGGAACTACTCCTCCTCGCTCACCGCCGTGCTGATGCCCGATGGGCACTCGGCCGACGGATTGCGCGCGCGGATCCGTGACGCCTTCGACATGAGCCTCGGCAACGGCCTCTCCCGTCTCGCCGATCGGGTGTTCCGAATCGGCCATCTCGGCGACTTCAACGACCTGATGCTGGTCGGCACGCTTGGGGGGATCGAGATGGGGCTCGAGCTCGCCAAGGTGCCGCACCAGAAGGGCGGCGTGGCGGCGGCGATGAGCTACCTCGCGGCGACCGCGCCGTCCTGA
- a CDS encoding FAD-binding and (Fe-S)-binding domain-containing protein has protein sequence MGVTVRPGLERRLRAALKGEVRFDAATRGRYATDASHYQVMPIGVVTPAGPEDVAEALRIAREEGVPVLARGGGTSQCGQTVNEALVLDCSRHMTRILSLDPDARRAVVEPGLVLDELNRALKPHGLWFPVDVSTASRATLGGMAGNNSCGSRSLRYGTMRDNTVGLEAILADGTVARFGPVDAGTDRPVPPGLVSDLLALGAREAEEILARFPQVQRRVGGYNLDALLPANRPQNLGHLLVGSEGTLAFFTAIELALSPLPPARRRLGACHFGSFHGAMASAQHIVRLGPTAVELVDSTMLELAASIPLFRPTLEAFLRGAPEALLLVEFAEEDDAENARRVAALADLMRDLGFSWEGTGTRFGGVVEVTDAKLQASITELRTAGLNIMMSMKEERKPVSFVEDAAVPLEHLADYTARLTELFEKHGTRGTWYAHAGSGCLHVRPVLNLKLEKDLRAMRAIAEEAFAMVRAYKGSHSGEHGDGIVRSEFHRMMFGDRIVSTFEAVKDRFDPAGLFNPGRIVRPPRMDDRSLLRYHDRYAASTVVPRLDWSEFATEARPTPALQFQGAVEMCNNNGACRALAGGVMCPSYRATREERDSTRGRANTLRLALSGQLGPDAFTSEAMAETMALCVGCKACKRECPTGVDMARMKIEVQAARVAARGLSLRERLIAFLPRYAPLARHARAAIAWRNRTPWLARAIERATGFAAERSLPEWSTEPFRDAEAAGGAGERVILFADTFNRWFEPTNLRGAVAVLRAAGFAPVAASAGGRPLCCGRTFLAAGLVDRAREEARRSLEALLPAVRAGLPVIGLEPSCLLTLKDEWLALGLGAAAREVAEAAMLFESFVARRGERFRAVFRPREAEALVHGHCHAKAHGVAQDIVAALRLVPGLSVSMVESSCCGMAGSFGLQVETAPVARKMAELSLLPAVRRAASDAIVVANGTSCRHQIGELAPREALSPARVLAAALGPQ, from the coding sequence ATGGGAGTGACAGTCCGGCCGGGGCTCGAGCGGCGTCTCAGGGCGGCGCTGAAGGGGGAGGTGCGGTTCGACGCCGCCACACGCGGCCGCTACGCCACCGACGCCTCGCACTACCAGGTGATGCCGATCGGCGTCGTCACGCCCGCAGGGCCCGAGGACGTCGCCGAAGCGCTCCGGATCGCCCGCGAGGAGGGCGTCCCGGTGCTCGCCCGCGGCGGCGGCACCTCGCAGTGCGGCCAGACGGTGAACGAGGCGCTCGTTCTCGACTGCTCGCGCCACATGACACGAATCCTCTCGCTCGACCCGGACGCGCGGCGCGCCGTGGTCGAGCCGGGCCTTGTGCTCGACGAACTGAACCGCGCGCTCAAGCCCCATGGGCTCTGGTTCCCGGTCGATGTCTCGACCGCGAGCCGCGCCACGCTCGGCGGCATGGCCGGCAACAACTCCTGCGGCAGCCGCTCGTTGCGCTACGGCACCATGCGCGACAACACGGTGGGCCTCGAGGCCATCCTCGCCGACGGCACGGTGGCGCGCTTCGGCCCGGTCGATGCCGGGACCGACCGGCCGGTTCCGCCCGGCCTCGTCTCCGACCTGCTCGCCCTCGGCGCCCGCGAGGCCGAGGAGATTCTTGCCCGCTTCCCCCAAGTGCAGCGTCGCGTCGGCGGCTACAACCTCGATGCGCTTCTGCCCGCGAATCGGCCGCAGAATCTCGGCCACCTGCTTGTGGGGTCGGAAGGCACGCTCGCCTTCTTCACCGCGATCGAGCTTGCGCTGTCGCCGCTGCCGCCCGCGCGTCGCCGCCTCGGCGCCTGCCACTTCGGCAGTTTCCACGGGGCGATGGCCTCAGCGCAGCACATCGTCCGCCTTGGGCCGACCGCGGTCGAGCTCGTCGATTCCACGATGCTCGAGCTTGCCGCCTCGATCCCGCTGTTCCGCCCCACCCTCGAGGCCTTTCTCCGCGGTGCGCCGGAGGCGCTCCTGCTCGTCGAGTTCGCGGAAGAGGACGATGCCGAGAACGCCCGTCGCGTGGCCGCACTCGCCGACCTGATGCGCGACCTCGGCTTCTCCTGGGAGGGGACGGGCACACGCTTCGGCGGCGTGGTGGAGGTCACCGATGCGAAGCTCCAGGCTTCCATCACCGAGCTCCGCACCGCCGGCCTCAACATCATGATGAGCATGAAGGAGGAGCGCAAACCCGTCTCCTTCGTCGAGGACGCTGCCGTGCCGCTCGAGCACCTTGCCGACTACACCGCGCGTCTGACCGAGCTGTTCGAGAAGCACGGCACCAGGGGCACCTGGTATGCGCATGCGGGGTCGGGCTGCCTGCATGTGCGGCCTGTGCTGAACCTCAAGCTCGAGAAGGATCTCCGCGCGATGCGGGCGATCGCCGAAGAAGCCTTCGCGATGGTCCGCGCCTACAAGGGAAGCCACTCCGGCGAGCACGGTGACGGAATCGTGCGGTCCGAGTTCCACCGCATGATGTTCGGGGACCGGATCGTTTCCACCTTCGAGGCGGTGAAGGACCGCTTCGACCCCGCGGGCCTGTTCAACCCGGGCCGGATCGTCCGCCCGCCGCGGATGGATGACCGATCGCTCCTGCGCTATCACGACCGCTACGCCGCAAGCACTGTGGTGCCCCGGCTCGACTGGTCCGAGTTCGCAACAGAGGCGCGCCCCACGCCCGCGCTCCAGTTCCAGGGCGCGGTCGAGATGTGCAACAACAACGGCGCCTGCCGCGCGCTCGCGGGCGGGGTGATGTGCCCCTCCTACCGTGCGACGCGCGAGGAGCGCGACAGCACCCGCGGCCGCGCAAACACGCTGAGACTCGCGCTCTCGGGCCAGCTGGGCCCGGACGCCTTCACCTCCGAGGCGATGGCCGAGACGATGGCGCTCTGTGTCGGCTGCAAGGCCTGCAAGCGCGAGTGCCCCACCGGCGTCGACATGGCGCGGATGAAGATCGAGGTGCAGGCCGCCCGTGTGGCCGCCCGCGGGCTTTCGTTGCGGGAGCGGCTGATCGCCTTCCTCCCTCGCTACGCGCCTCTCGCCCGCCACGCCCGCGCTGCGATCGCCTGGCGCAACCGCACGCCCTGGCTTGCGCGGGCGATAGAGCGCGCCACGGGGTTCGCTGCGGAGCGTTCGCTCCCGGAATGGTCCACCGAGCCGTTCCGCGACGCGGAAGCCGCTGGCGGTGCCGGTGAGCGCGTCATCCTGTTCGCCGACACCTTCAACCGCTGGTTCGAACCCACAAACCTGCGCGGCGCGGTCGCCGTGCTGCGCGCCGCGGGTTTCGCCCCCGTCGCTGCGAGCGCCGGCGGCCGGCCGCTCTGCTGCGGCCGGACCTTCCTCGCCGCGGGCCTCGTTGACCGGGCGCGCGAGGAGGCGCGCCGCAGCCTTGAGGCCCTTCTGCCGGCGGTGCGCGCCGGCCTGCCCGTGATCGGGCTCGAGCCCTCCTGCCTTCTGACACTGAAGGACGAATGGCTCGCGCTTGGGCTTGGCGCGGCGGCGCGCGAGGTCGCCGAGGCTGCCATGTTGTTCGAGAGCTTCGTCGCGCGCCGGGGCGAGCGGTTCCGCGCGGTGTTCCGCCCGCGCGAGGCCGAGGCGCTCGTCCACGGGCACTGCCACGCGAAGGCGCATGGGGTGGCGCAGGACATCGTCGCCGCGCTTCGCCTCGTGCCGGGGCTCTCCGTCTCGATGGTCGAAAGCTCCTGCTGCGGCATGGCGGGAAGCTTCGGCCTGCAGGTCGAGACCGCCCCGGTGGCGCGCAAGATGGCGGAGCTCTCCTTGCTTCCGGCCGTGCGGCGGGCCGCGTCCGACGCGATCGTGGTGGCGAACGGAACCTCCTGCCGACACCAGATCGGCGAGCTGGCACCCCGCGAGGCGCTGAGCCCCGCCCGCGTGCTTGCCGCCGCGCTCGGGCCTCAGTAG
- a CDS encoding ABC transporter substrate-binding protein — protein MLRLLVTLLLALAALPAAIAEERTLRVVSPWEITSLEPSRAGYVFTRMEVAETLTGADDGGLATPALAASWTVSDDGLVWRFRLREGARFHDGTAVTAEAVVAALERARAAPGVLGNAPIASFAALPGTVEIRLTRPFVALAAFLAHFSTQVLAPSAYDAEGRVRAVIGSGPYRVVTVEPPQRLEVARAETWEGPPPAIGRASLLAAGRGETRAALAESGQADLVYTLDPASLERLKRNPRITVIARPIPRTITLKLNAADPRLADPRARAALSAAIDRQGIARAILRAPEMAATQLFPPTLAEWHVPGLAPLAHAPEHAEALLAELGWRKGPDGILVREGRAFRLTLRTFPDRPELPVIAAALQDQWRRIGVALEVSIGNASEIPAGHRDGTLEVGLLARNFSLVPDPIGTMLQDFSPGGGDWGAMGWSSEAMARALAALSATTDAAERARLRGEIAAILQAELPILPIAWYQHTLAASKRLAGVTLDPLELSYRIAAMRWAE, from the coding sequence ATGCTCCGCCTCCTCGTCACCCTTCTCCTCGCCCTCGCCGCTCTCCCCGCCGCCATAGCGGAGGAGCGCACCCTCCGCGTCGTCTCGCCCTGGGAGATCACGAGCCTCGAGCCCTCCCGCGCGGGCTACGTCTTCACCCGCATGGAAGTGGCCGAGACGCTCACGGGAGCCGACGACGGCGGGCTCGCGACCCCTGCGCTCGCGGCCTCATGGACCGTCTCCGACGACGGTCTCGTCTGGCGCTTCCGCCTGCGCGAGGGCGCCCGCTTCCACGATGGCACGGCGGTGACGGCCGAGGCCGTGGTCGCGGCGCTCGAGCGGGCGCGTGCGGCTCCTGGCGTGCTCGGCAATGCGCCGATCGCCAGCTTCGCCGCTCTTCCCGGCACGGTTGAGATACGCCTCACCCGGCCCTTCGTCGCGCTTGCGGCCTTCCTCGCGCACTTCTCGACGCAGGTGCTCGCCCCCTCCGCCTACGACGCCGAGGGGCGGGTGCGCGCCGTGATCGGGTCCGGCCCCTACCGGGTGGTCACGGTCGAGCCGCCGCAGCGTCTCGAGGTGGCACGCGCCGAGACCTGGGAGGGGCCACCGCCCGCGATCGGCCGCGCGAGCCTGCTCGCCGCGGGCCGAGGCGAGACGCGCGCAGCGCTCGCCGAAAGCGGCCAAGCTGATCTCGTCTACACGCTCGATCCCGCAAGCCTCGAGCGGCTGAAGCGCAACCCGCGGATCACCGTGATCGCACGCCCCATCCCGCGCACCATCACGCTCAAGCTCAACGCCGCCGATCCCCGTCTCGCCGACCCGCGCGCCCGCGCCGCCCTCTCCGCCGCGATCGACCGGCAGGGGATCGCCCGCGCCATCCTGCGCGCCCCGGAGATGGCGGCGACCCAGCTCTTCCCCCCTACCCTTGCCGAGTGGCACGTGCCCGGCCTCGCCCCGCTCGCGCACGCACCCGAGCATGCCGAGGCGCTTCTTGCCGAGCTCGGCTGGCGCAAGGGCCCGGACGGGATCCTCGTGCGCGAGGGCCGCGCGTTCCGCCTCACACTCCGAACCTTCCCCGACCGGCCCGAGCTTCCGGTGATCGCCGCCGCGCTGCAAGACCAGTGGCGCCGCATTGGCGTCGCGCTCGAGGTCTCGATCGGCAATGCGAGCGAGATCCCGGCCGGACATCGCGACGGCACGCTTGAGGTGGGGCTCTTGGCGCGCAACTTCTCCCTCGTGCCCGACCCGATCGGGACGATGCTGCAGGATTTCAGCCCCGGTGGGGGGGACTGGGGAGCCATGGGCTGGTCAAGCGAGGCGATGGCGCGTGCGCTTGCCGCCCTCTCCGCCACCACCGACGCGGCCGAACGCGCCCGGCTGCGCGGCGAGATCGCCGCCATCCTGCAGGCCGAACTGCCCATCCTGCCGATCGCCTGGTACCAGCACACGCTTGCCGCCTCGAAACGACTTGCCGGCGTCACGCTTGATCCGCTCGAGCTGAGCTACCGAATCGCGGCGATGCGCTGGGCCGAGTAG
- a CDS encoding ABC transporter permease has product MRRVAAAAARRGGQAVLVAVTVGALSFLLVHLLPGDIALRIAAGRYGYDLVSVQAAEAVRAELGLDRPVLVQFAEWLWRLGRLELGVSLVTGERVAAEIARQLGATLTLSFAALALSIPIGPALGVLMGLRPGGVLDRAGLAVASALRAVPSFVLGVALIILVSVELGALPAAGHGEVENIVLPAVTLALSLAAVSSRVAREAMAEVRAAPFFAFAETKGLTRRAVLWRHGLRNAAVPIVAFLGVQLVSLVEGVVVVESLFAWPGIGHALVHAVIARDVPMVQGTALVLGLIFVLLNAAVDLACLALDPRAGRR; this is encoded by the coding sequence GTGCGGCGCGTCGCCGCCGCCGCCGCCCGGCGCGGGGGGCAGGCGGTGCTCGTCGCTGTCACGGTCGGGGCTCTGTCGTTCCTGCTCGTCCACCTGCTGCCGGGGGACATCGCGCTGCGCATCGCCGCGGGCCGCTACGGCTACGATCTCGTCTCGGTCCAGGCGGCCGAGGCGGTGCGTGCCGAGCTCGGGCTCGACCGGCCGGTCCTGGTCCAGTTCGCCGAGTGGCTCTGGCGTCTCGGGCGGCTCGAGCTCGGCGTCTCTCTCGTGACCGGCGAGCGTGTCGCCGCCGAGATCGCGCGCCAGCTCGGCGCCACCCTCACCCTCTCCTTCGCCGCGCTCGCTCTCTCGATCCCGATCGGCCCGGCGCTCGGTGTGCTGATGGGCCTTCGCCCGGGCGGGGTGCTCGACCGGGCGGGACTTGCGGTCGCCTCGGCCCTCCGCGCCGTGCCCTCGTTCGTGCTTGGCGTTGCGCTGATCATCCTCGTTTCGGTCGAGCTCGGCGCGCTTCCCGCCGCCGGCCACGGCGAGGTGGAGAACATCGTTCTGCCGGCCGTGACGCTCGCGCTCAGCCTTGCCGCTGTTTCGAGCCGGGTGGCGCGCGAGGCGATGGCCGAGGTGCGCGCCGCACCGTTCTTCGCCTTCGCCGAGACGAAGGGGCTGACGCGACGGGCGGTGCTGTGGCGGCACGGGCTGCGCAACGCCGCCGTGCCCATCGTCGCCTTTCTCGGCGTGCAGCTTGTCTCGCTGGTGGAGGGCGTGGTGGTGGTCGAGAGCCTGTTCGCCTGGCCCGGGATCGGACACGCGCTTGTGCACGCGGTGATCGCGCGTGACGTGCCGATGGTTCAGGGAACCGCGCTCGTGCTCGGGCTGATTTTCGTGCTTCTCAACGCCGCCGTCGATCTCGCCTGCCTTGCTCTCGACCCGCGCGCGGGGCGGCGATGA